In Gemmatimonadota bacterium, the sequence ACCAGGGCGGGCAGCACGTCTTCAAGGAAGGCGAGCCCGGCAACCGCTTCTATATCATCGTGAAGGGCGAGGTCCGCATCAGCCGGAACATCCCCGGGGCCGGCGAGGAGGCGCTCGCCGTCCTGCAGCCCGGCAGCTGCTTCGGCGAGATGGCGGTCTTCGATCGCTCCGAGCGGAGCACCGACGCCATCGCCAACGGTCCCGTCACCCTGATGACCATCTCGCGGCCCGATTTCGAGATCCTGCTCGACT encodes:
- a CDS encoding cyclic nucleotide-binding domain-containing protein, which translates into the protein MDLQLLKKTAIFADLDEGELARVAEICKEQAYQGGQHVFKEGEPGNRFYIIVKGEVRISRNIPGAGEEALAVLQPGSCFGEMAVFDRSERSTDAIANGPVTLMTISRPDFEILLDFNRDMAYKILWSMVRLLSSRLRVTNDNLRSLLAISMF